A window of Longispora fulva contains these coding sequences:
- a CDS encoding sugar phosphate isomerase/epimerase family protein: protein MTPIPVLLSSSSVYPEATPAAFELAAGLGYDGVEVMVWTDAVSQDATALRQLSAHYGVPVLAIHAPCLLVTQRVWSPDPWERLRRAAILAEEMGAPTVVVHPPFAWQRDYARTFVDGLDRLTRQHPAVRFAVENMYPIRMARREFVPYSPHWDPTEVGYQAYTLDLSHCAAAKMDGLELLGAMGDAMTHLHLGDGTGKGTDEHLVPGRGTQPCAEVLTALADGGFTGQVSMEVNTRKATSRAAREADLAEALAFARRYLTPSTVPAAS from the coding sequence GTGACGCCGATTCCGGTCCTGCTCTCCAGTTCTTCCGTCTACCCCGAGGCCACTCCCGCCGCGTTCGAGCTCGCGGCGGGTCTCGGCTATGACGGCGTCGAGGTCATGGTGTGGACCGACGCCGTGAGCCAGGACGCCACGGCCCTGCGCCAGCTCTCCGCACACTATGGCGTGCCGGTCCTCGCCATCCACGCTCCGTGCCTTCTGGTCACCCAGCGTGTCTGGAGTCCGGATCCGTGGGAACGGCTGCGCCGGGCCGCGATCCTCGCCGAGGAGATGGGTGCGCCGACGGTCGTCGTGCATCCGCCGTTCGCCTGGCAGCGCGACTACGCCCGGACGTTCGTCGACGGCCTCGACCGGCTGACCCGCCAGCACCCCGCGGTCCGGTTCGCCGTGGAGAACATGTATCCGATCCGGATGGCGCGCCGCGAGTTCGTCCCCTACTCCCCGCACTGGGACCCGACGGAGGTCGGCTACCAGGCGTACACGCTGGATCTGTCGCACTGCGCCGCCGCCAAGATGGACGGTCTGGAGCTGCTCGGGGCGATGGGCGACGCGATGACGCACCTGCACCTCGGCGACGGCACGGGCAAGGGCACCGACGAGCACCTGGTGCCCGGCCGGGGCACCCAGCCGTGCGCGGAGGTGCTGACGGCGCTGGCCGACGGCGGGTTCACCGGGCAGGTGTCGATGGAGGTCAACACCCGCAAGGCGACGTCCCGGGCCGCCCGGGAGGCCGACCTCGCGGAGGCGCTGGCGTTCGCCCGGCGCTACCTGACGCCGTCGACGGTGCCGGCGGCCAGCTGA
- a CDS encoding CGNR zinc finger domain-containing protein: MDFDQYAQTAVDLVNAPLGDMDALVAFFDGHPWRQSKLAERDLVTMRRAQKRLRGVFEAGTSGNDPEAVTELNALLQAHPMQPRISGHDSTDWHMHVTGRGEAVSAEYLAGAVWGLSVWLCEHGSARFGVCADERCGNVYLDTSSNCCRRFCSERCATRSHVAAHRARKKAELQAQQLPVGAARPEAAVGAVAAEALR; this comes from the coding sequence GTGGATTTCGATCAGTACGCCCAGACTGCGGTTGATCTTGTCAACGCGCCGCTGGGCGACATGGACGCCCTCGTGGCGTTCTTCGACGGGCACCCGTGGCGGCAGAGCAAGCTCGCCGAGCGGGACCTCGTCACCATGCGGCGCGCCCAGAAGCGGCTCCGGGGAGTCTTCGAGGCCGGCACGTCGGGCAACGACCCCGAGGCCGTCACCGAGCTCAATGCTCTCCTGCAGGCCCACCCGATGCAACCCCGGATCTCCGGGCACGACTCCACCGACTGGCACATGCACGTGACCGGTCGCGGGGAGGCGGTGAGCGCGGAGTACCTGGCCGGTGCGGTGTGGGGCCTGTCGGTGTGGCTGTGCGAGCACGGCAGCGCCCGGTTCGGGGTGTGCGCCGACGAGCGGTGCGGCAACGTGTACCTGGACACCTCGTCGAACTGCTGTCGGCGGTTCTGCTCCGAGCGGTGCGCGACCCGGTCGCATGTCGCCGCGCACCGGGCCAGGAAGAAGGCCGAGTTGCAGGCACAGCAGCTGCCGGTCGGCGCGGCCCGGCCCGAGGCGGCCGTCGGGGCCGTGGCGGCCGAGGCGCTCCGCTAG
- a CDS encoding proline dehydrogenase family protein translates to MLRSVILAAARSKRVERLVEKAPVSRDVVRRFVAGNTTEDALAATRELVADGLAVTLDFLGEDTFTAEQATATKDEYLRLLAALDAAELTPEAEVSLKLSALGQKFDEELALANAREICAAAMKAGTTVTLDMEDHTTTDSTLDMLAELRKDFPTTGAVLQSYLRRTEADCRELAVSGSRVRLCKGAYKEPESVAYQTALDVDKSYVRCVNTLMSGAGYPMLATHDPRLITIGEDRSRWFDRSGDSFEFQMLYGVRPEEQRRLARDGYTVRVYVPYGTEWYGYLMRRLAERPANLGFFARALATKK, encoded by the coding sequence ATGCTCCGTTCGGTAATCCTCGCCGCGGCCCGCAGCAAGCGGGTCGAGCGGCTGGTCGAGAAGGCCCCGGTCAGCCGGGACGTGGTCCGCCGTTTCGTCGCGGGCAACACCACCGAAGACGCGCTGGCCGCGACCCGCGAGTTGGTCGCCGACGGTCTCGCCGTCACGCTGGACTTCCTCGGCGAGGACACGTTCACGGCGGAGCAGGCGACCGCGACGAAGGACGAGTACCTGCGGCTGCTGGCAGCGCTCGACGCCGCGGAGCTGACCCCGGAGGCCGAGGTCAGCCTGAAGCTGTCGGCGCTCGGGCAGAAGTTCGACGAGGAGCTGGCGCTGGCCAACGCGCGGGAGATCTGCGCCGCGGCGATGAAGGCCGGCACGACGGTGACCCTCGACATGGAGGACCACACCACCACGGACTCCACGCTCGACATGCTCGCCGAGCTGCGCAAGGACTTCCCGACCACGGGCGCGGTGCTCCAGTCGTACCTGCGGCGGACCGAGGCGGACTGCCGGGAGCTGGCGGTCTCCGGGTCGCGGGTGCGGCTGTGCAAGGGGGCGTACAAGGAGCCGGAGTCGGTGGCCTACCAGACGGCCCTCGACGTGGACAAGTCCTACGTGCGCTGCGTGAACACCCTGATGTCCGGTGCCGGCTACCCGATGCTCGCCACCCACGACCCGCGCCTGATCACGATCGGCGAGGACCGTTCGCGGTGGTTCGACCGCTCGGGTGACTCGTTCGAGTTCCAGATGCTCTACGGGGTCCGCCCGGAGGAGCAGCGCCGCCTGGCCCGCGACGGCTACACGGTCCGGGTCTACGTCCCCTACGGCACCGAGTGGTACGGCTACCTGATGCGCCGCCTCGCCGAGCGCCCGGCGAACCTGGGCTTCTTCGCCCGGGCCCTGGCCACCAAGAAATAG
- a CDS encoding helix-turn-helix domain-containing protein, giving the protein MSVAQSESRLGEVRFLTVAEVALLMRVSKMTVYRLVHSGELAAVRVGRSFRVPEQAVHTYLKGAFSDST; this is encoded by the coding sequence ATGTCCGTCGCGCAGAGCGAGAGCCGGCTCGGAGAGGTGCGGTTCCTCACCGTCGCCGAGGTGGCGCTGTTGATGCGGGTCTCGAAGATGACGGTCTACAGGCTGGTGCACTCCGGGGAGCTGGCGGCCGTCCGGGTCGGACGGTCGTTCCGGGTCCCCGAGCAGGCGGTGCACACGTACCTCAAAGGGGCGTTTTCGGACTCAACCTGA
- a CDS encoding 30S ribosomal protein bS22, with the protein MGSVVKKRRKRMAKKKHRKLLRKTRVQRRRLGK; encoded by the coding sequence ATGGGCTCCGTGGTCAAGAAGCGCCGCAAGCGCATGGCTAAGAAGAAGCACCGCAAGCTGCTGCGCAAGACCCGCGTCCAGCGTCGCCGTCTCGGCAAGTGA
- a CDS encoding NAD-dependent epimerase/dehydratase family protein encodes MTGAGRYLGAHTAAKLAADATVLAVDVVPPTPDLAKVLAGAGVDFSVVDPTQGPALAQLLDRARVETVVHMAVAAMPFRDGGRDAMKELNVIGTLQLLAACQRAESLRKVVVRSSSAAYGASSRDPAIFTEDTELRAVPRGGFVKDILDIEGYVRGFRRRRPDAVATVLRFSPFLGPTADTALTRYFDQAFVPTAAGFDPRVQFVHVDDALEVLRRSVVEDHPGVFNVAGPGVLLLSQAIRRAGKTPVPVPGLAMGAVGRLFDISIDQLEFLVHGRVVDVSRLVAEYGFSPRSTPDTFKEFVSVVR; translated from the coding sequence GTGACCGGGGCCGGGCGGTATCTGGGAGCACACACCGCGGCCAAGCTCGCCGCGGACGCGACGGTTCTCGCGGTGGATGTCGTTCCCCCCACGCCCGACCTGGCGAAGGTCCTGGCCGGCGCGGGGGTGGACTTCTCCGTTGTCGACCCGACTCAGGGCCCGGCGCTGGCCCAACTGCTGGACCGGGCCCGGGTCGAGACTGTGGTGCACATGGCCGTGGCGGCCATGCCGTTCCGCGACGGCGGCCGGGACGCGATGAAGGAACTCAACGTCATCGGTACGTTGCAGCTCCTCGCCGCCTGCCAGCGGGCCGAGAGCCTGCGCAAGGTGGTCGTCCGCTCCTCCAGTGCCGCGTACGGGGCATCGTCCCGCGACCCCGCGATCTTCACCGAGGACACCGAGCTGCGCGCCGTCCCGCGCGGCGGTTTCGTGAAGGACATCCTCGACATCGAGGGGTACGTGCGCGGCTTCCGTCGCCGTCGCCCCGACGCCGTGGCCACGGTGCTGCGGTTCTCCCCCTTCCTGGGCCCCACGGCCGACACGGCCCTGACCAGGTATTTCGACCAGGCCTTCGTGCCCACCGCCGCCGGTTTCGACCCCAGGGTGCAGTTCGTGCACGTGGACGACGCGCTGGAGGTCCTCCGCCGCTCGGTCGTCGAGGACCACCCGGGCGTGTTCAACGTCGCAGGCCCCGGGGTGCTGCTGCTGTCCCAGGCCATCCGGCGGGCCGGCAAGACGCCGGTCCCCGTGCCGGGCCTCGCGATGGGCGCAGTGGGACGGCTGTTCGACATCTCCATCGACCAGTTGGAGTTCCTGGTGCACGGCAGGGTGGTGGACGTGTCGCGGCTCGTCGCGGAGTACGGCTTCTCCCCCCGCTCCACGCCTGACACCTTCAAGGAGTTCGTCAGTGTCGTTCGGTGA
- a CDS encoding lysophospholipid acyltransferase family protein translates to MSFGDFLRRRLDGDYDVDEFGFDPDMTENVFFPLLRPLYKKWFRVEMIGLENIPATGRALVVANHSGTIAVDAMMLSLGIHDEHPEHRMLRLLGADFVFDTPVLGEYARKSGATLACNPDAERLLNTDELVGVFPEGFKGVGKPFRERYKLQRFGRGGFVSAALKTRAPIIPVSIVGAEEIYPLIGDIKPLARLLKIPYFPVTPTFPWLGPLGAVPLPSKWLIEVGKPIETADYADAVDDPAVIFNLGDQVRETIQTTLDALLLKRPDPFA, encoded by the coding sequence GTGTCGTTCGGTGACTTCCTCCGCCGTCGGCTCGACGGCGACTACGACGTCGACGAGTTCGGCTTCGACCCGGACATGACGGAGAACGTCTTCTTCCCGCTGCTGCGCCCGCTGTACAAGAAGTGGTTCCGGGTCGAGATGATCGGCCTGGAGAACATTCCGGCCACCGGGCGGGCGCTGGTCGTCGCCAACCACTCCGGCACGATCGCCGTGGACGCGATGATGCTGTCCCTCGGCATCCATGACGAGCACCCGGAGCACCGGATGCTCCGCCTGCTGGGTGCCGACTTCGTGTTCGACACCCCGGTGCTGGGGGAGTACGCCCGCAAGTCCGGTGCGACCCTGGCCTGCAATCCCGACGCCGAGCGGCTGCTCAACACCGACGAGCTGGTGGGCGTGTTCCCCGAGGGGTTCAAGGGGGTCGGGAAGCCGTTCCGCGAGCGGTACAAGTTGCAGCGGTTCGGCCGGGGCGGCTTCGTCTCGGCGGCGCTGAAGACCCGCGCGCCGATCATCCCGGTGTCCATCGTGGGCGCAGAGGAGATCTACCCGCTGATCGGGGACATCAAGCCCCTGGCCCGGCTGCTGAAGATCCCGTACTTCCCGGTGACCCCGACGTTCCCGTGGCTCGGGCCGCTGGGTGCCGTCCCGCTGCCGAGCAAGTGGCTGATCGAGGTCGGCAAGCCGATCGAGACGGCGGACTACGCCGACGCCGTCGACGACCCCGCGGTCATCTTCAACCTGGGCGACCAGGTCCGCGAGACGATCCAGACGACCCTGGACGCGCTCCTCCTCAAGCGCCCGGATCCCTTTGCCTGA
- a CDS encoding HAD family hydrolase — MKTGWASAEVEAALSVPQDPTAAAFFDVDNTMVRGASIYYFARGLASRRFFSHRDLAKFAWAQVKFRVGGSEDPAEIEEAKKSALSFVAGRHVSELVGLCEEIFDELMAHRIWSGTRALAQLHLDAGQRVWLVTAAPVELGDIIARRLGLTGALGTEAEVVDGIYTGRLVNDLLHGPAKPLAIGQLAAKEGLDLARCTAYSDSANDVPMLSCVGHAVAVNPDPKLRRAAHRAGWEVRDFRTVRKAAKVTAPVVVAGVLGTLAVIWAIRAARRRG, encoded by the coding sequence ATGAAAACGGGCTGGGCCTCCGCCGAGGTGGAGGCCGCCCTATCGGTGCCGCAGGACCCCACCGCTGCGGCCTTCTTCGACGTCGACAACACCATGGTGCGCGGCGCGTCGATCTACTACTTCGCCCGGGGCCTCGCCTCGCGCAGGTTCTTCTCGCACCGCGATCTCGCGAAGTTCGCGTGGGCCCAGGTCAAGTTCCGGGTCGGCGGGTCGGAGGACCCGGCCGAGATCGAGGAGGCCAAGAAGTCCGCGCTGTCGTTCGTCGCCGGCCGGCACGTCTCCGAGCTGGTCGGGCTCTGCGAGGAGATCTTCGACGAGCTGATGGCGCACCGGATCTGGTCCGGCACCCGGGCCCTCGCCCAGCTGCACCTCGACGCCGGCCAACGGGTCTGGCTGGTCACCGCGGCGCCGGTCGAGCTGGGGGACATCATCGCCCGCCGGCTGGGCCTCACCGGGGCCCTGGGCACCGAGGCCGAGGTCGTGGACGGGATCTACACCGGCCGGCTCGTCAACGACCTGCTGCACGGGCCGGCGAAGCCCCTCGCGATCGGGCAGCTCGCCGCGAAGGAGGGGCTGGACCTGGCGCGGTGCACCGCGTACAGCGACTCGGCCAACGACGTGCCGATGCTCAGCTGCGTGGGGCACGCCGTGGCCGTGAACCCCGACCCGAAGCTGCGCCGGGCCGCGCACCGGGCGGGCTGGGAGGTGCGCGACTTCCGGACCGTGCGCAAGGCGGCGAAGGTGACCGCGCCGGTGGTGGTGGCCGGGGTGCTCGGCACGCTGGCGGTCATCTGGGCGATCCGGGCGGCCCGGCGGCGGGGCTGA
- a CDS encoding DUF5667 domain-containing protein — MNAFLLKRRQTERFAQLLDEQGGGPRHHVRTEYDPDLSGMFPVVDRLTGLGHAVDSAPAPDFKRDLHAMLMATIERDGIGVTAADQTVEEAPRASRGRRVRIAAIAGLAAGTLAVSSMSMASGDANPGDALYGMKRSTEKAQLALAGTDISRGQLYLQFARTRMDEALTIAGDPDALGSVLNDMDNETRQGVRLLTSGAVDRKDATALDAVDAFVAVQRRGMADLLSRTEGDRGRAVTSLTLLDEVATRSASLRGVLNCMTSTGSVLDDLGPIPQKCGPTGGRPTESTPTPGRPTHGAGSSQPGTKAPVVVVPTVVPSMLPGGGNGPLDKLPIVGNSATPTPSASAAPANGGGGGLLDTVGKILGGIFG, encoded by the coding sequence GTGAACGCATTTCTGCTCAAGCGGCGCCAGACTGAACGCTTCGCCCAGCTCCTGGACGAACAGGGCGGTGGGCCCCGGCACCACGTCCGGACCGAGTACGACCCGGACCTGTCCGGGATGTTCCCGGTCGTCGACCGGCTGACCGGCCTCGGACACGCGGTCGACTCGGCCCCGGCGCCCGACTTCAAGCGCGACCTGCACGCCATGCTGATGGCCACCATCGAGCGGGACGGCATCGGCGTCACCGCCGCGGACCAGACCGTCGAGGAGGCTCCCCGGGCGTCCCGGGGCCGGCGGGTGCGGATCGCCGCCATCGCCGGCCTGGCCGCCGGCACGCTCGCCGTGTCCAGCATGAGCATGGCCAGCGGCGACGCCAATCCCGGCGACGCCCTGTACGGGATGAAGCGGTCCACGGAGAAGGCGCAACTGGCCCTCGCCGGCACCGACATCAGCAGGGGCCAGCTCTACCTGCAGTTCGCCAGGACCCGGATGGACGAGGCGCTCACGATCGCCGGGGACCCCGACGCGCTCGGCTCGGTCCTCAACGACATGGACAACGAGACCCGCCAGGGCGTCCGGCTCCTGACCAGCGGGGCCGTCGACCGCAAGGACGCCACGGCCCTCGACGCGGTGGACGCGTTCGTCGCCGTCCAGCGCAGGGGTATGGCCGACCTGCTCAGCCGGACCGAGGGGGACAGGGGCCGGGCGGTCACGTCGCTCACCCTGCTCGACGAGGTGGCGACCCGGTCGGCGAGCCTGCGCGGCGTGCTGAACTGCATGACCAGCACCGGCAGCGTCCTGGACGACCTGGGTCCGATCCCGCAGAAGTGCGGCCCGACCGGCGGCCGGCCCACCGAGAGCACCCCGACCCCGGGCCGGCCCACGCACGGCGCGGGCAGCTCCCAGCCGGGCACCAAGGCCCCGGTCGTGGTGGTGCCCACTGTGGTGCCGAGCATGCTCCCCGGCGGCGGCAACGGGCCGCTGGACAAGCTGCCCATCGTCGGGAACAGTGCGACGCCGACCCCGTCGGCCAGCGCGGCACCCGCCAACGGTGGCGGCGGCGGGCTGCTCGATACGGTCGGGAAGATCCTCGGCGGGATTTTCGGCTAG
- a CDS encoding ECF subfamily RNA polymerase sigma factor, BldN family: MNGLSLPADDVFGVRQTLTDGLTSLRILLAGALRSDEGVVRRPRPNAGPAARGPVAGGSTLTPPRRNAGPTDTAPVTEEAIPGGTPEPPPTPPARPDPGDAGAEVWALIERAQAGEARAFGMLYERYVDTVFRYIYFRVGNRPLAEDLTSDTFLRALKRISSFTWQGRDLGAWLVTIARNLVADHFKSGRYRLEVATADVLDADREERGPEGSPEAAVIDKLTNVTLLTAVKQLNPEQQECIVLRFLQGFSVAETAQTMGKNEGAIKALQYRAVRALARLLPEGFTL, encoded by the coding sequence GTGAACGGACTATCGCTGCCCGCGGACGACGTGTTCGGAGTGCGGCAGACCCTGACGGATGGGCTCACGTCCCTGCGGATCCTGCTCGCGGGCGCCCTGCGCAGCGACGAGGGGGTGGTGCGCCGCCCCCGGCCCAATGCCGGGCCGGCCGCACGCGGCCCGGTCGCCGGCGGCAGCACGCTGACCCCGCCGCGCCGCAACGCCGGGCCGACCGACACGGCGCCGGTCACCGAGGAGGCCATTCCCGGGGGTACGCCGGAGCCGCCGCCCACCCCGCCGGCCCGCCCCGACCCGGGCGACGCCGGCGCGGAGGTGTGGGCGCTGATCGAGCGCGCGCAGGCCGGCGAGGCGCGGGCGTTCGGGATGCTCTACGAGCGGTACGTGGACACGGTGTTCCGGTACATCTACTTCCGGGTCGGCAACCGCCCCCTGGCCGAGGACCTGACCTCGGACACGTTCCTGCGCGCCCTGAAGCGGATCAGCAGCTTCACCTGGCAGGGCAGGGACCTGGGCGCGTGGCTGGTCACCATCGCGCGGAACCTGGTGGCCGACCACTTCAAATCCGGCCGGTACCGGCTCGAGGTCGCCACGGCTGACGTCCTCGACGCCGACCGGGAGGAACGCGGCCCCGAGGGCAGCCCCGAGGCCGCCGTCATCGACAAGCTGACCAACGTGACCCTGCTGACCGCGGTCAAGCAGCTCAACCCCGAGCAGCAGGAGTGCATCGTGCTCCGCTTCCTCCAGGGGTTCTCGGTCGCCGAGACGGCCCAGACGATGGGAAAGAACGAGGGCGCGATCAAGGCCCTGCAGTACCGCGCCGTCCGGGCCCTGGCCCGCCTGCTCCCCGAGGGCTTCACGCTATGA